One region of Mucilaginibacter gotjawali genomic DNA includes:
- a CDS encoding porin, with translation MKYKITLLIMAIAGLTITANAQDTIKTTGDAPLVLSGSVDTYFKTDFSGKPNIPTSFANELNSISIGMVDLGLKKSVGKASFVGELSFGPRGQQESIPNTDPGLAYVGNSTGVAYSSYHIQNLYVSYAFTDKFSMTAGYMSTFIGYEVISPAANFNYSTSYLFTNGPFQNAGLKATYAFSDKVSLMAGIFNDYWNVYQSGGKVNTFGAQLTVTPVKNWTAYLNVVTGSSYGTEFDLTTAYQITSAFKLGLNAADFSASNGVTGGFSGVALYPQLAVSKAVTLGLRGEYFTTKTGTYSTGGLGPAAGESVTGITFTANVKAGPLTLIPEVRFDNTSKSDQFVDGNGNFTTGASQFVLAAVYAF, from the coding sequence ATGAAATATAAAATAACATTACTCATAATGGCCATTGCAGGCCTTACTATAACCGCCAACGCGCAGGATACTATTAAAACAACCGGGGATGCGCCCTTAGTGCTGAGCGGTTCGGTAGATACCTATTTTAAAACCGATTTTTCGGGAAAACCAAATATCCCGACCAGCTTTGCAAACGAATTAAACTCTATTTCGATCGGCATGGTCGACCTGGGATTAAAAAAATCAGTGGGCAAAGCCTCATTTGTGGGTGAACTTTCTTTCGGCCCCCGCGGACAACAGGAATCCATCCCAAATACTGATCCGGGTTTAGCTTATGTGGGTAATTCAACCGGTGTAGCTTATTCCAGCTACCACATCCAAAACTTGTATGTATCGTATGCATTTACTGATAAATTCAGCATGACAGCCGGTTACATGTCAACCTTTATCGGTTATGAAGTGATCAGCCCTGCTGCAAACTTCAACTATTCAACTTCTTATTTATTTACCAATGGCCCGTTCCAGAATGCCGGCTTAAAAGCCACTTATGCTTTTTCGGATAAAGTAAGCTTAATGGCGGGTATATTTAATGACTACTGGAATGTTTACCAGTCGGGCGGAAAGGTTAATACATTTGGCGCTCAGTTAACCGTAACCCCTGTAAAAAACTGGACAGCCTACCTGAACGTGGTAACCGGTTCATCCTACGGAACAGAATTTGACCTTACAACTGCCTATCAAATTACAAGTGCTTTCAAACTGGGTTTAAATGCTGCTGATTTCTCTGCATCAAACGGGGTAACCGGTGGATTTTCAGGCGTAGCCCTGTATCCACAATTAGCGGTATCAAAAGCGGTAACCCTGGGTTTAAGAGGAGAGTATTTTACAACCAAAACCGGAACTTATTCAACCGGTGGCTTAGGCCCAGCAGCCGGCGAATCGGTAACTGGCATTACATTTACAGCCAATGTTAAAGCAGGCCCGTTAACGCTGATCCCTGAAGTAAGATTTGACAATACATCAAAAAGCGACCAGTTTGTAGATGGCAACGGTAATTTCACCACCGGTGCTTCACAATTTGTTTTGGCTGCTGTGTATGCATTTTGA
- a CDS encoding histidine kinase translates to MNDENKEQSVEHFLELIKKSRRGKFKIYIGMSAGVGKTYRMLTEARTLLRNGIDVKIGYVETHKRRETEVLVEGLPIIPRRKLFYKGKELEEMDLNAIINLRPEVVVVDELAHTNIEGSKNEKRWQDVMDILNAGINVISAVNIQHIESLNEEVEKITGASINERIPDKVLQMADEVVNIDLTADELVDRLKEGKIYDEKKIQQALNNFFQAERILQLRELALREVANQVERKINTEVPKNIKLRPEIFLACISTNEESAKIIIRKTARLASYYHSNWFLLYVQTSNESSDKINLASQRHLINNFKLATQLGAEVLKVKSNNIAKTIWETAEKYDVTTICLGKPHFKFYQLVMKTAVFTQLLNKMSKTHIDLVILS, encoded by the coding sequence ATGAACGACGAAAATAAAGAGCAGTCGGTTGAGCATTTTCTCGAGTTGATTAAAAAATCAAGGCGGGGAAAGTTTAAGATCTATATTGGCATGAGTGCCGGTGTTGGTAAAACTTACCGCATGCTAACGGAGGCGCGTACGCTGTTACGCAATGGTATTGATGTTAAGATCGGGTATGTCGAAACGCATAAACGCAGGGAAACTGAAGTCCTGGTGGAAGGATTGCCTATCATTCCGCGGCGTAAGCTTTTTTATAAAGGCAAAGAGCTGGAAGAGATGGATCTGAACGCCATTATCAACCTTCGGCCCGAAGTGGTAGTGGTTGATGAACTGGCCCATACCAATATTGAGGGCAGTAAAAACGAAAAACGCTGGCAGGATGTAATGGATATTTTAAATGCCGGCATCAATGTGATCAGCGCAGTTAACATACAGCATATCGAAAGCCTGAACGAAGAGGTGGAGAAGATTACCGGCGCATCCATCAATGAGCGCATCCCTGATAAGGTATTGCAGATGGCCGATGAGGTAGTGAATATTGACCTTACTGCTGACGAACTGGTTGACCGCCTGAAGGAGGGAAAAATTTATGATGAGAAAAAAATCCAGCAGGCTTTAAATAACTTTTTCCAGGCAGAAAGGATCCTGCAGCTGCGCGAGCTGGCATTAAGGGAAGTTGCCAACCAGGTAGAGCGGAAAATTAATACCGAGGTGCCAAAAAACATCAAATTGCGCCCCGAGATATTTTTAGCCTGCATCAGCACCAACGAGGAATCAGCAAAGATCATCATCCGCAAAACAGCGCGGCTGGCATCTTATTACCATTCAAACTGGTTCCTGCTGTATGTGCAAACATCCAACGAAAGCAGCGATAAAATAAACCTGGCGTCGCAGCGCCACCTCATCAATAACTTTAAGTTAGCCACGCAATTGGGCGCCGAAGTTTTGAAGGTGAAAAGCAATAACATCGCCAAAACGATATGGGAAACTGCCGAAAAATACGACGTGACAACTATTTGTCTCGGCAAGCCACACTTTAAGTTCTACCAGTTGGTAATGAAAACCGCTGTTTTTACCCAATTGCTTAATAAAATGTCAAAAACACATATTGATCTTGTAATACTATCATAA
- a CDS encoding HAMP domain-containing sensor histidine kinase — protein MTIKNKLRIGISFLFLLALICCGLSIYYLNRLSADAKNILKDNYETVTFTKNMGAAVDASPGELGSRQIKIIEENLVKQEHNITERGEKELTDSLRRKFEELKKMRNNQLAAAGLHSDMKRLLYSIMQLNMNAIEHKYERAEGTANEATLLVAFVGSFLFLVAFSFVVNFPGYIANPIKELTERIKEVSNRNYHQQLNFKSNDEFGELGQAFNTMTTKLDEYEHSNLASILFEKKRIETIINSMHDAIIGLDEKSFIIFANEVACTMIGIPEQGLTGRSAPELSQENDLLRNLLISDQQKMKIFADGRESYYNKEVLEVTNNDKVIGRVIILKNITEFQQLDDAKTNFIATISHELKTPISSIKMSLKLLEDDRIGAVNPEQRQLLENIDEDARRLLQITGELLDMAQVETGKLQLNFGKTHPGNIVDYAVKALKTTAEQKQVTINVQCDQSLPDVQADLDKTTWVLINLLSNAIKYSHEKSVVDLVVKIYKADEIEFSVQDHGRGIDQRYLSRIFDRYFKVPGATTEQTGTGLGLAIAKDFIEAQAGKIGVESEIGEGSRFYFTLKRFGK, from the coding sequence ATGACTATTAAAAATAAACTCCGGATCGGCATCAGCTTTTTATTCCTGCTGGCTTTAATATGCTGCGGTTTGTCTATCTATTATCTTAACCGTCTTTCGGCCGATGCAAAAAATATATTGAAAGATAATTACGAAACCGTAACGTTTACTAAGAATATGGGTGCTGCCGTTGACGCGAGTCCGGGCGAGCTGGGTAGCCGGCAGATAAAGATCATTGAGGAAAACCTGGTGAAACAGGAACACAATATAACAGAACGCGGCGAAAAGGAACTCACGGATTCATTACGCCGGAAATTTGAGGAACTTAAGAAAATGCGCAATAATCAGCTGGCAGCCGCAGGACTTCACTCCGATATGAAGCGTCTTCTGTATAGCATCATGCAGCTGAATATGAACGCTATAGAGCATAAGTATGAGAGAGCGGAAGGGACAGCAAATGAAGCTACATTGCTGGTGGCTTTTGTTGGTTCGTTCCTGTTTTTGGTGGCCTTTAGCTTTGTGGTTAATTTCCCCGGCTATATTGCCAACCCGATAAAGGAACTGACGGAGCGGATTAAAGAAGTTTCGAACCGGAACTACCACCAGCAGCTCAACTTTAAATCGAATGATGAGTTTGGCGAACTGGGGCAGGCTTTTAATACCATGACGACCAAGCTGGATGAATACGAACACAGCAACCTGGCCAGTATTTTATTTGAAAAGAAAAGGATCGAAACTATTATCAACTCCATGCACGATGCCATTATAGGCCTGGATGAAAAGTCGTTCATTATTTTCGCCAACGAAGTGGCCTGCACGATGATCGGCATTCCTGAACAGGGCCTTACCGGCCGCTCGGCGCCCGAACTCTCACAGGAGAACGACTTGCTGCGGAACCTTTTGATCAGCGATCAGCAGAAAATGAAAATATTTGCCGACGGGCGCGAAAGTTATTATAATAAAGAAGTGCTGGAGGTAACAAACAATGATAAGGTAATTGGAAGAGTGATCATCCTTAAAAACATTACTGAATTTCAGCAACTGGATGATGCTAAAACCAATTTTATAGCCACCATCTCCCATGAGTTAAAAACGCCGATATCTTCCATAAAAATGAGCCTGAAATTGCTTGAGGACGACCGCATAGGCGCGGTAAACCCCGAACAAAGGCAATTGCTGGAAAATATTGATGAAGATGCGCGCAGGCTGCTGCAGATAACCGGTGAACTATTGGATATGGCACAGGTGGAGACCGGTAAATTGCAATTGAATTTTGGCAAAACGCATCCCGGCAATATTGTGGACTACGCAGTTAAGGCCCTGAAAACAACGGCCGAACAAAAACAGGTTACGATTAATGTGCAATGCGACCAAAGTTTGCCCGATGTACAGGCCGACCTGGACAAAACAACCTGGGTATTGATCAACCTGCTGTCAAACGCCATTAAATACAGCCATGAGAAATCTGTTGTTGACCTGGTAGTAAAGATCTACAAGGCTGATGAGATCGAGTTCTCGGTACAGGATCATGGCCGCGGGATCGACCAGCGGTACCTGTCGCGCATCTTCGACCGGTATTTTAAAGTGCCCGGCGCCACTACCGAGCAAACCGGGACAGGTTTGGGTCTTGCTATCGCTAAAGACTTTATTGAAGCCCAGGCAGGCAAAATAGGCGTTGAAAGCGAAATTGGCGAAGGCAGCCGTTTTTACTTTACGCTGAAAAGGTTTGGGAAATGA
- a CDS encoding helix-turn-helix domain-containing protein, which translates to MNIHPQWFLIDSEQAYDKAIARYEEVKRSPKNTDEHREKMLLVHLIEKYENSLWDFPEVDPIQMIKIRMDDFGYKPSDLAAAYGDKGTVSKVLNYKQALSLTMIRKFSQLLRLPVDALIKEYALKTT; encoded by the coding sequence ATGAATATTCATCCACAGTGGTTTTTGATTGATAGCGAGCAGGCTTATGATAAAGCAATTGCCCGGTACGAGGAAGTTAAGCGCTCGCCCAAAAACACCGATGAGCATAGAGAAAAAATGCTTTTAGTACATTTAATTGAAAAGTACGAAAACAGTCTTTGGGATTTTCCGGAAGTTGACCCAATACAAATGATCAAAATCCGGATGGACGATTTCGGGTATAAACCATCCGATTTGGCAGCCGCTTACGGTGACAAAGGCACTGTTAGCAAAGTGCTCAACTATAAACAGGCGCTGTCACTAACCATGATCCGGAAATTCAGTCAACTTTTGAGGTTGCCGGTTGATGCGCTTATAAAGGAGTATGCTTTAAAAACAACGTAA
- a CDS encoding acyltransferase family protein, whose amino-acid sequence MPSTHTPAPLTGRLLSLDFLRGFIMVLLAIESTGIYDYLFNYSKGTAFNNFIIQFTHHPWHGLHFWDLVQPAFMFMAGVSMAYSLNKQWANGVTWSQSFKKTLKRCALLFFWGVFDYAVRPKGLSFELWDVLTQLSFTTLVAFLIFRWSNLAQIGVCIGLLILTEVLYRFTHVPGFDMPFTDQHNFGNYIDTILMHKINKGGWVAINCIPTAVHTIAGALVGKMLLNGNNKLRTLLLWGLICLVIGFGLDEFGITPIIKRIATSSFTLASLGWCLWFLALSYWWIDIKAHRKHLTFFTIVGMNSLFIYLFFEIVGDRWFTAYITFISNGVLSWVNAGDLIKALVAAICVFGLEWGMCYFLYRKKIFFKL is encoded by the coding sequence ATGCCTTCAACCCACACTCCGGCACCGCTCACCGGGCGCCTGCTTTCGCTTGATTTTCTCCGTGGTTTTATCATGGTGCTGCTCGCCATCGAATCTACCGGCATCTATGATTATTTATTTAACTATTCCAAAGGAACCGCGTTTAATAATTTCATTATCCAATTCACACACCACCCCTGGCATGGTCTCCATTTTTGGGACCTGGTACAGCCGGCGTTTATGTTTATGGCCGGTGTTTCCATGGCTTATTCGCTCAATAAACAATGGGCAAATGGCGTAACATGGAGTCAATCATTCAAAAAAACATTAAAGCGCTGTGCATTACTATTCTTTTGGGGCGTTTTTGATTATGCGGTAAGGCCGAAAGGGTTAAGCTTTGAACTTTGGGATGTGCTTACCCAATTGTCATTTACAACGCTGGTGGCATTCCTGATCTTCAGGTGGAGCAACCTGGCGCAGATCGGCGTTTGTATAGGGCTGTTGATACTTACCGAAGTTTTATACCGGTTTACCCATGTTCCCGGTTTTGATATGCCGTTTACCGATCAGCATAATTTTGGCAACTACATTGATACGATCTTGATGCATAAAATCAACAAGGGCGGCTGGGTGGCTATCAATTGTATCCCTACCGCTGTACATACCATTGCAGGTGCGCTGGTAGGTAAAATGTTACTGAACGGGAACAACAAGCTCCGGACTTTACTTTTATGGGGATTGATTTGCCTTGTTATTGGTTTTGGTTTGGATGAATTTGGTATTACACCCATTATCAAACGGATCGCGACCAGCTCATTTACCCTGGCCTCCCTTGGCTGGTGTTTATGGTTTTTAGCGCTTTCGTATTGGTGGATCGATATCAAGGCTCACCGCAAACACTTAACTTTTTTTACTATAGTGGGTATGAATTCGCTGTTTATCTACCTGTTTTTTGAGATCGTGGGCGACAGGTGGTTTACCGCCTATATTACATTTATATCCAATGGTGTTTTAAGCTGGGTTAACGCGGGCGACTTAATAAAAGCCCTGGTAGCCGCCATTTGTGTTTTTGGGTTGGAATGGGGGATGTGCTACTTTCTGTATCGAAAAAAGATATTTTTTAAGCTGTAG
- a CDS encoding acetyl-CoA carboxylase carboxyltransferase subunit alpha — protein MKISFDFEKPLADLQQQIEKVKQVEDKNKLDMSATITELENKLETTRHEIYANLTGWQKVQISRHPERPYTLQYLELMCDDFIELHGDRTVGDDKAIVGGFGTINGQTAMFIGHQKGKNTKDRQYRNFGMPNPEGYRKALRLMKLAEKFNKPVITLIDTPGAFPGLEAEERGQGEAIARNLLEMSVLKVPIICVIIGEGASGGALGIAIGDKVMMLENSWYSVISPENCSTILWKTWENKERAAEVLKLTSTEMYKNKLIDGVIKEPLGGAHQDPVAMAATLKKQLLKDLKILKEKNVDELVTDRINKFCAMGVVIED, from the coding sequence ATGAAGATAAGTTTTGACTTTGAAAAGCCCCTTGCCGACCTGCAGCAGCAGATCGAAAAGGTGAAACAGGTTGAAGATAAAAACAAGCTCGATATGTCGGCGACGATAACCGAGCTGGAAAATAAGCTGGAAACAACCCGCCACGAAATATATGCCAACCTTACAGGCTGGCAAAAAGTGCAGATCTCGCGCCATCCTGAGCGGCCTTATACCCTGCAATACCTGGAGTTGATGTGCGATGATTTTATCGAACTGCACGGCGATAGGACCGTAGGCGATGATAAAGCAATTGTAGGCGGCTTCGGCACCATTAACGGGCAAACTGCTATGTTTATCGGTCACCAGAAAGGCAAAAATACCAAGGACAGGCAATACCGTAACTTTGGTATGCCCAACCCCGAAGGTTACCGCAAGGCCTTAAGGCTGATGAAACTGGCCGAAAAATTCAACAAACCGGTTATTACATTGATTGATACTCCCGGAGCATTCCCCGGCCTTGAAGCTGAAGAGCGCGGACAAGGCGAGGCCATTGCCCGCAATTTGCTGGAAATGTCTGTTTTAAAGGTGCCCATCATTTGTGTGATCATAGGTGAAGGAGCGTCAGGCGGTGCATTAGGCATTGCCATAGGCGATAAGGTAATGATGCTGGAAAACTCCTGGTATTCGGTGATCTCACCAGAAAACTGCTCCACTATCCTTTGGAAAACATGGGAAAATAAAGAGCGTGCGGCCGAAGTTTTAAAGCTGACATCTACCGAGATGTATAAAAATAAGCTGATTGACGGTGTGATTAAAGAGCCCCTTGGCGGCGCACACCAGGATCCCGTTGCCATGGCAGCTACACTAAAAAAACAACTGTTAAAAGACCTTAAAATATTGAAAGAGAAGAATGTTGATGAACTGGTAACAGACCGCATCAACAAATTCTGTGCGATGGGCGTGGTGATAGAGGATTAA
- a CDS encoding outer membrane beta-barrel protein — protein sequence MKKILLLIFLSAAMQQLFAQTLKFGIKAGWNESTADLGTTTSTVSSYSGFKGGVFGDFGFNKIVIETGVFFTTYGYNTSTTFTETQPQPIVVTLKGQATYNYLQIPVDVLYRTPFGPVKVFFGGGPYYGLAISGGRRLITISDGAVTAYRSSKIDFGNPDDFSRTDLGLNALAGVSLHNGLLFSVDYGLGLKNIYSGNNSEVKNRALSLSVGYAFL from the coding sequence ATGAAAAAAATACTTCTTCTAATTTTTTTGAGCGCTGCCATGCAGCAATTATTTGCACAAACCTTAAAATTTGGCATTAAAGCCGGGTGGAATGAGTCGACTGCCGATCTTGGCACCACAACTTCAACTGTTTCAAGTTATTCCGGGTTTAAAGGCGGCGTATTTGGCGATTTTGGATTTAATAAAATAGTTATTGAGACTGGTGTTTTTTTTACCACATATGGTTATAACACCAGTACGACGTTCACCGAAACTCAGCCGCAGCCGATCGTTGTTACCCTTAAAGGACAGGCAACGTATAACTACTTGCAGATACCTGTAGACGTTTTGTATCGCACTCCTTTTGGGCCTGTTAAGGTGTTTTTTGGCGGAGGGCCATATTACGGGCTTGCCATATCGGGTGGAAGAAGACTAATTACGATCTCAGATGGGGCCGTTACTGCTTACCGGTCCAGCAAAATAGACTTTGGCAACCCGGATGATTTTAGCAGGACAGATTTGGGATTAAATGCATTGGCGGGCGTTTCATTACACAACGGCCTGTTGTTTAGCGTTGATTATGGCCTTGGTTTGAAAAACATCTATAGCGGGAATAATTCGGAAGTTAAAAACAGGGCGCTGAGCTTATCGGTGGGGTATGCGTTCCTGTAA
- a CDS encoding ribose-phosphate pyrophosphokinase, with the protein MPLQFNTVKLFAGSGTKELAANIAQSYGHELGDVVLTRFSDGEFQPHFNESVRGCDVFLIQSTNPPTDNLVELLMMTDAARRASAHYVTAVIPYFGLARQDRKDKPRVAIGAKLVANILVAAGINRIMTMDLHAAQIQGFFDIPVDHLDASIIFVPYIKALGLGNLTIASPDMGGSYRARSFAKYFNAEVVICDKRRKRANEIESMTLIGDVTDQDIVLIDDICDTAGTLAKAAGLIMERGARSVRAVCTHPVLSGKAYETIENSVLTELIVTDTIPLKQESSKIRVLSTADLFAKAIMNVNEHGSISQLFKVD; encoded by the coding sequence ATGCCATTACAATTTAATACCGTTAAATTATTTGCAGGCTCGGGTACCAAGGAGCTTGCTGCAAATATTGCGCAATCGTACGGCCATGAGCTTGGCGATGTGGTATTAACCCGGTTTAGCGATGGCGAATTTCAGCCCCATTTTAATGAGTCGGTACGCGGTTGCGATGTATTTTTGATCCAAAGCACCAACCCGCCAACAGACAACCTGGTGGAGCTATTGATGATGACGGATGCCGCCCGCCGTGCATCTGCCCATTATGTAACTGCTGTTATTCCATATTTCGGTTTGGCACGACAGGACAGGAAAGATAAACCGCGTGTTGCGATAGGTGCAAAGCTGGTAGCCAATATTTTGGTTGCGGCCGGCATTAACCGCATCATGACGATGGACCTGCACGCCGCGCAGATCCAGGGATTTTTTGATATCCCGGTTGATCACCTGGATGCTTCCATCATATTTGTACCATACATTAAAGCGCTTGGCCTGGGTAATTTAACCATCGCTTCGCCCGATATGGGTGGTTCGTACAGGGCCCGCTCTTTCGCCAAATATTTTAATGCGGAAGTGGTGATCTGCGATAAGCGCCGTAAACGCGCCAATGAAATTGAATCAATGACTTTGATTGGTGATGTTACCGATCAGGATATTGTGCTGATTGATGATATTTGCGATACTGCCGGTACACTGGCAAAAGCAGCAGGATTAATTATGGAGCGTGGTGCACGCAGCGTCCGCGCGGTTTGTACACACCCGGTATTATCAGGCAAAGCATACGAGACGATAGAGAATTCGGTATTAACTGAATTGATTGTTACCGATACGATCCCGCTTAAACAGGAAAGCAGCAAGATCAGGGTGTTAAGCACCGCCGACCTGTTTGCCAAAGCGATAATGAATGTAAACGAACACGGCTCAATAAGCCAGTTGTTTAAAGTAGATTAG
- a CDS encoding 50S ribosomal protein L25/general stress protein Ctc: MKSIAISGSPRENVGKRDAKELRYLGLVPAVLYGGATQTHFSVSAADLKPVVYTPVVHFIDLEIAGVKSQAIIKDLQFHPLTEQIIHVDFLLLDEKKPITIEIPVKLTGTSPGVKTGGKLVQKLRKLRIKALPKDHLDAIEVSIATLEVGKSVKVGDLSVGKLVITNAKEDTIVSVTTSRALRQAEQEAAAGKK; this comes from the coding sequence ATGAAATCAATTGCTATTAGCGGTTCTCCAAGAGAGAACGTAGGGAAACGTGACGCTAAAGAACTGCGTTATTTAGGCCTTGTGCCTGCAGTGCTTTACGGTGGGGCTACCCAAACCCACTTTTCAGTGTCCGCAGCTGATTTGAAACCCGTTGTTTATACACCGGTGGTTCATTTCATCGACTTAGAAATTGCCGGAGTAAAATCACAGGCGATCATTAAAGATCTTCAGTTCCATCCATTAACTGAGCAGATCATCCACGTTGACTTTTTGTTGCTGGATGAAAAGAAACCGATCACTATCGAGATCCCTGTTAAATTAACCGGAACTTCTCCAGGTGTTAAAACTGGTGGTAAACTGGTACAAAAATTACGCAAGCTGCGTATCAAAGCGTTACCAAAAGATCATTTGGATGCTATTGAAGTAAGCATTGCAACTTTGGAAGTTGGTAAATCAGTAAAAGTTGGCGACCTGAGCGTTGGCAAATTAGTGATCACCAATGCAAAAGAAGATACCATTGTATCTGTAACTACTTCACGTGCGTTACGCCAGGCTGAACAGGAAGCTGCAGCAGGTAAAAAATAA
- the pth gene encoding aminoacyl-tRNA hydrolase yields the protein MKYLIVGLGNIGPEYADTRHNIGFMILDAFAKEEGAKFYNDRLAYYSEVNHKARTLYLIKPTTYMNNSGKAVSYWMKTLKVPVENVLVLVDDIALPFGTLRLKPKGSAAGHNGLKHIEATLGNNEYARLRFGVGNDFPKGRQIDYVLNGFDKEELPELPALIDRSIEMIKSFATIGTELTMTRYNK from the coding sequence ATGAAATATCTCATCGTTGGTTTAGGAAACATAGGGCCCGAATATGCCGATACCCGGCATAACATTGGGTTTATGATACTGGATGCGTTTGCAAAAGAGGAGGGCGCTAAGTTTTATAACGACCGCCTGGCCTATTACAGCGAAGTAAACCATAAGGCCCGTACCCTGTACCTTATCAAACCAACTACCTATATGAACAACAGCGGAAAAGCGGTTAGCTATTGGATGAAAACGCTGAAAGTGCCTGTTGAAAATGTGTTGGTTTTGGTAGATGATATTGCCCTGCCGTTTGGCACCCTGCGTTTAAAACCTAAGGGGAGCGCCGCCGGCCATAATGGACTAAAACACATTGAAGCCACCCTTGGCAATAACGAATATGCCCGCCTGCGCTTTGGCGTAGGTAACGATTTCCCTAAAGGCCGGCAGATAGATTATGTGCTGAATGGCTTTGATAAAGAAGAACTGCCCGAACTCCCCGCTTTGATTGACCGCTCGATTGAAATGATCAAAAGTTTTGCTACGATAGGCACTGAACTGACCATGACGAGGTATAATAAGTAA
- a CDS encoding DUF6934 family protein, whose product MNLERYPYFASNDFKDYEFYSDGPKGRIRKVIMYTKIQDNPAMYNLSFGDADVETGIVYDDVISNNQDRDTVLATVANTINEFCDHYGNHWIFATGSTQSRTRLYQMGIARLWREINIDFDVYGEKNGKWQPFHMGVNYDAFLVKRR is encoded by the coding sequence ATGAATTTAGAACGTTATCCTTATTTTGCCAGTAATGATTTTAAGGATTATGAGTTTTATAGCGATGGACCTAAGGGTAGGATTAGAAAAGTAATTATGTACACAAAGATTCAGGATAATCCTGCGATGTACAATTTATCTTTTGGCGATGCGGATGTCGAAACAGGTATAGTTTACGATGATGTAATAAGCAATAACCAGGATAGGGACACTGTTCTCGCAACTGTCGCTAACACTATAAACGAATTCTGTGACCATTATGGAAACCATTGGATTTTTGCTACTGGAAGCACACAATCAAGAACAAGACTTTATCAGATGGGTATAGCAAGGCTATGGAGGGAAATTAATATAGATTTCGATGTGTACGGCGAGAAAAATGGCAAATGGCAGCCATTTCATATGGGTGTCAATTATGATGCTTTTTTGGTAAAAAGAAGATAA